DNA sequence from the Coturnix japonica isolate 7356 chromosome 3, Coturnix japonica 2.1, whole genome shotgun sequence genome:
ATCAGTCAGACTTACCCAATCTCACTACTATGTTAAAGGTGCAGTCAGTCCAAACGTATGAAGTAGCATATTCTCTTCAGTCTAATCTGATTGAAGCCTTGGAAACTTTGCATGGGCACAACTCATGCAAAGTCCTACTGAAACAAGACACGTCAGCTACATTTTCAATGAAACCCAAGGCATCTGCATGTCTAGAAACAGCAAGTTGAGCATatgtggaaacagaaatacagcGTGCACAACAAAGTGCATGTATTCATTGAAAAGCAGTTACATTAAACTCAAAAAGTCAGCTTTGTATTTCATAGCTAAACTGTATACAGCTGAACAGTTCTGTTCATGGAAGCATTCAGTGCACAAGTCTTTGAATGGCACTCATGAGGCTTAATCATTACAGTATAAGATACCAATAAAACTGCTCCAGATTTCACCATGATGGCTCAGAAAGACAGATCTTAGTATTAGGTTCTATTTTTAATACCATTTCACAGGAAAAGCATTTCACCATCAACACTCTATGTTGTCCAGCATGATTTAAAATAGTAGAACATGACAAATAGGCAACGTTTAccacaaaacacagttttgttttatttttattttagaacatGACTTTCTGAACAGATTTAGTCAGAAGTTACATTCACACTCTCAAACTCTATTTAAAGTTCTTCTTGAATGCTTGTCCTTATtaaataaagattattttaaaacagaattccAGCATAAATCACTCCTCTACCAAATTCATAAGCATTAATCTGTGTTCTCACAGCATTTAAGGTGAGAATTACAGTTCCAAGTTTACATTGCATAGttatctgcatttttcttatcAGATAATCCCACTGGCACTTATTTCAATAAACCAACCATCACTTCACTTATATCCCACAGCTTTCTTGCAACCAAGTCATCCATGGCTTTGGGCAGAAGTTCCTCCTCTTTGCAGTCCCCAAAATATTTCCCAGACACACCTTCAACAtcaggagaagaggccaaataAATAGAAGTCTGGGCTCCTTCCAGAGGTGTTTTGAAGAAAGCCCACGACACCAAATTGAATAGGGGTTTTGCCAATAACGGAATATTCACGTGTCTCCCTAAATTTGTTCTGACAATACCCGGATGAAGTGAATTAACAGTGACTCCCGTCCCTTCCAAACGACGGGCTAGCTCCCTTGCAAACAGTATGTTAGCCAGTTTACTCCGGCTGTAACAAAAGCTTTTATTGTAACTTATGTCACTGTTCAAGTCTTCAAAGTTGATCTCTCCGTACTTGTAAAGCTTAGAGGATACTACCACAATCCTGCTCGGAGCAGAATTTTTAAGGAGGCCCAGAAGAAGGTTGGTGAGCAAGAAGTGACCCAAGTGATTTACACCAAATTGCATCTCAAAGCCATCCTCTGTCTTCATGTACGGACACTGGAATATCCCTGCATTATTTATCAGAACATCCAGCCTTGGCTCTTCctttaaataggaaagaaaaaaataatttagttttataATAATCTGTCATGCAAAACATGCTATTATGCTTAATATTTCTCATAATAAACAGTTAGAGCAAAATAACTTCACTTCCAGTTTTCTAAATGGTAACTTTCCAACAGTTTCTAAAGCactactgaaacaaaattaaactacCACCATATATTTAACTCCAGCAGGCTTCCAGTACATCACAGTCTGTATTAACTTTTAATGTATGCAGACAACACAATCACCTGTTACTCCAGGCTGATAATTTATCTTTGTGACACACTTGTTTTCCTCTAAAAAGTAACCTGTTTATTACACTTGCAAAAGCACAAGCATTAATGCGTGACAAACCTCAGTCATGGGCAAGATACCTTAATACCTGAGCAATACCTGCACTCCTAGTTCAGTGCTCTCACCCATGTCTGACAAGAATGTGAAGGTACTGCAGGAATTCATGCTTGCATGACTCAGAAGCAAATGCATTTACTTAAGAGTAAAAGCAGGATGTGTTTCCTTTACTGCcagttgtttaaaaacaacGTGGAGCCAGCAGACAAAGATCAGTTTGGGTCACGTTGATCATAAAAACAGAGAATGTGAAGATGAATTTggtactgtttatttttattcaactGCCATTACCTGCAAAgatgctcaggttggaaaatcCAATTTTGCACTTGTCATTCAGTTTAGTGATGTTGGCACCTGATCACTCACAACAGGCACTTCAGCCTTTGATTTCTGCAGGACTGTTTCCCACAATTCCTGAGGCATTACCAAAGAGCATCAAACTCAGTTCTCTTCACCCAAATGCACACAATTGCTTCTAGCACTAAGCAAGAATAGAACTGAAATTCTGACTTACTGCAGATGTTCTAACTAGCgttgctttattttataaaccATTGCTCCATTAGCCTTTTGTAGCATCTGACGAGATAATTTACTTCATAAGAATTAACACTTCAAGAAGTTCCACTTGTGATATAATCTGAAGCTCATTTCTCAGTtctatatattaaatataaaacgGTTAGGCAGTGTGTTTCTTTCTagtattttatatcattttgtGTACATGCATATTTTCCCAGTGAAGCAAGGTTAGACAGACCTTATCACTGGATTCAAATGTATGAAGGAAACATTAAAATGCAAGTCAATGCAACACAGTCTCTCTCAATTGTTATTTACCACAACAGCATCTGGACATCTTTCAAGTACTTAACAAGCAGTTCTCCAAGCTGTAAAACTCACTAAGCCTGGTTTCCTATGGCTTTGCATCTCATGGTGTGCACAGCCAGATGCTGTCAGATGAGTGTCTCAACCAAAGCCTTTCATGGAGTAGAATGTGTCTAGTGGAGGCTCTCAACTGAACTCTTCTATACATACTGCCACTGATAGGGAATATCTGATAGTTTGATGGTATCAAACTAAGAAAGTGGAGATTTACATTGGATATaatgaagaagttttttaccATTAAGATGGCTGAGGCATTAGCACAGGTTGCCTAGAGGTCATGGATGCCCCAACTCTGTAAatactcaaggtcaggctggacagggctctgagcactgacagAGCTGTATGTGTCCCTGCTtattgcaggggggttggactagatggccttcaaaggtccattccaactcaaaagagTTGAGAATCGAAAAGGAGGAAAATCGATTGACCTCAAGCTCAGCCTTTCAGGCCACCTTCAGAACTATCATTATTTAAGACTATCCATCTACTAGACTCGGGTACTGCTCAGCGAGAATctggggaggaggcagcaggaggctgagcaTTACGACCAACTGAAAACGTCACACACAGCTTGTTTCAGTGCAAAAAAAGAATAGAATGTTACACCCATTTTGCAAAGCCACACCTCGCACCACCCCAACCCGGGTGCCGGCAGGAGGAAGGATCCCGGTGCCAGGCCCGCCCGGTGCGTTAGGCCCGGCACAGGCCGCGGGCTGGGCCGTACCTGTAGGACGCGGTGGCAGAAGGCGCGCACGGAGCGCAGCGACGCCAGGTCCAGCTCTCGGACCACCAGCTCGCCGCCGCCCTCGGCCGCCTCCCGCTCGCCCAGCTCGGCTCGGATCTCTCGGGCCGCCCTCTCGGCCCTCGCGCGGTCGCGGCACCCCATAATAACGCGGGCCTTCATCCTCAGCAGCTCGGTGGCCGCCGCCCGGCCCAACCCGCTGTTGGCCCCGGTGATGATCACCGTCTTGCCCCGCATGGAGGCCCCGGCTCCTGCTCCGCGGCGGGCCGCGGCCCGCAACCAGCGCCAGGCGGCCAGGAGCAATCCCCCGCCCAGCAGCGCCGCCGTCAGCGCCGCCGGAGCCATGGCAGCGGGCCCAGCGGCGCTCCGCCCGGCGTGGGCGCACGGCTGAGCCCGGGGCTGAGTGAGGCTGCGCCCGCCGAGCCGCATTGTGGGGAGTGTAGTCTGGAGCTGCTCGCTGCGGTGGGAAGGGGCCTGGAAACGAATAGCGGGGTCCTGAGGCAGGAGGGGCACGGAGTGCAGCCCTCGCTTCACGCAGGGCAGGGTCCTAGCCCAAGCTACAAGCCCAGATAGTGCTCTCCCACCTAAATGTAGTCAGAGCCCAAAACTGGGCACAGTAACTTCACGATTCCTTGCCATTTCCTTCTTGTCCCTTGCCCTAAACAGCCCATCAGTTTCAATCAAGTTCTTCCCTGTATTAGTACAGAACTTACTATGTACAAGTTTTAGGACATTACTCCTTGTCCTTTTGCTTCAAATTACCTAGAAGAGCCTGGCCTTATCCATTtgtctcccacctccctttagatatttataaacattataAACATTAAAGGTTCTCCTTTGATGACCTTAGGAGCAGCTGTGTTCTTTCttaggtttataaatacctgaggtgtgggagccatagtggtgaggctggtctcttttcagtagtgtgtgggggtaggactaggggtaatgggatgaaagtacagcataggaagttctgcacgaatgtgcacaagaacttctttacagtgagggtgacggagcactggaacaggctgcccagggaggtggtggagtctccttctctggagatattcaagacccacctggacgcctacctgtgtgacgtggtgtagggagcctgctttggcaggggggttggactcgatgatctctagaggtcccttccaacccctacaattctgtgattctgtgatttctcagatcccctctcagccttcttttcccctggctgaacagacccaggtcactcagcctttcctcataggagagatgcattcatctttgtggccttctgctggactccttctgggagatccctgtcttttttgaactagGAAGCCCAAAACTGGACGCACTTATCTAAATGTGGCCTTaccagagcagagtagaaggggaggatcacctctcttgacctACTGGCCACACTCTTTAATGCCCACCCCACCCCAGGAATACCATTGCCCTTCTTGGCCATACATGAAGGACTTAGGGGTCTTGGTTGATGAAAAACGTAACATGAGTCAGTAGTATGCATTTTCAGCCTAGAACACCAATGATATCTTGGGTTCCAccagaagaggggtggccaaAAGGGCAAGGGACATAATCCTCCCAGTTTACTGTGCTCTGACAACGGCCCAGCTTTAGAGCTGTGTCCAAGTCTGGAGCTTCCAGCACAGAAACGATGTTTTTGGACAGGGTCCAGTGGAGGTCTATGAAGGTGATCCAAAGGCTGGAGTACTTCAATGAAGATAGGCTGAAtgaactgggcttgttcagcctggaaaagagaaagctgtggggaaacctcattgcagccttccagtatttaaagggaatttataaacatgagggaaaacaactttttatgtgggtagacagtgataggacaaaggacAAGAGTTTTAAACTAAGggagggagatttagattagacatcaGGAGGGAAGTTTTCTATGGAAAGTGATGAGGTGCAGGAACAGATTTCCAAGAAgggtggatgccccatccctggaggtgtttaaggccaggctggatggggctctgggtaATCTaatctagta
Encoded proteins:
- the LOC107312293 gene encoding retinol dehydrogenase 14, producing MRLGGRSLTQPRAQPCAHAGRSAAGPAAMAPAALTAALLGGGLLLAAWRWLRAAARRGAGAGASMRGKTVIITGANSGLGRAAATELLRMKARVIMGCRDRARAERAAREIRAELGEREAAEGGGELVVRELDLASLRSVRAFCHRVLQEEPRLDVLINNAGIFQCPYMKTEDGFEMQFGVNHLGHFLLTNLLLGLLKNSAPSRIVVVSSKLYKYGEINFEDLNSDISYNKSFCYSRSKLANILFARELARRLEGTGVTVNSLHPGIVRTNLGRHVNIPLLAKPLFNLVSWAFFKTPLEGAQTSIYLASSPDVEGVSGKYFGDCKEEELLPKAMDDLVARKLWDISEVMVGLLK